From the genome of Halichoerus grypus chromosome X, mHalGry1.hap1.1, whole genome shotgun sequence:
TACGCAGTCAGAGAGGAGGTGGAGATCCTGAAGGAGCAGATCCGAGAGCTGGTGGAGAAGAACTCCCAGCTGGAGCGTGAGAACACCCTCTTGAAGACCCTGGCGAGCCCAGAGCAGCTGGAGAAGTTCCA
Proteins encoded in this window:
- the TSC22D3 gene encoding TSC22 domain family protein 3 isoform X6; the encoded protein is MDLVKNHLMYAVREEVEILKEQIRELVEKNSQLERENTLLKTLASPEQLEKFQSRLSPEEPVPETPQAPEAPGGSAV